The Ipomoea triloba cultivar NCNSP0323 chromosome 4, ASM357664v1 DNA segment CAGAGAGAAGAATGAGAGCTTGGGCGCACACATCAAACGCTCACTAGGCGCGTGCATGCCCGtttatttcaacaatttctttaCAGATTGCGTCAATTTtgcaacacttttttttttcctttttattattattttttatctctTTCTCCTCTCAAAttatctttcctaatcacacttacaaaaactcatcaaaaactacaaaaaaaaaaaaaaaaaaaccctactaTTACCGATGCTCTAataccattaccattaccaagcatttgatactcattccgatttcgatttctatgtgcaaaccaaacacacccttagatttCATAAAAAATGCTACGGTATAGTAGTAAGTAATATTCACTCACTTTCAAGAGTGGTACAACTTTcatatcaaattattataatataataataaatataaggcaaaagggtcaaataggctcatgtactatcattgattgttcatctagcaccatgaactaaaatatggtccatctaggtcattatgctcctaattatttttcatctagcatttttaacctatttctaacaagtaacccatctaatttgatgacatggaaaaataaaattagagaaaataatgacatgttatttatatggatgttttggatgatttctaccatatttcattaatgaaaaaaataataatttattgcaatgaaatagggtagaaatcaaaattgttatataaagttttaactacattagtgtatgtatagcggggtattcactatcgttcggcaatgagatttcatggaaatcgatatatggaaattaaattattttgataataacttaagatatattgtattgggtaaattttattttattttaaaaataaattaatatttttggatttttgaataattgaataacttaagatattgtatttttggatgatttcttagAAAGAAATAGGCAGAAATCAAAGctgttatataaagtttcaactacagtgtactgtgtacGTATAGCAGAgtgtactgtatatgtatagcggggtattcagtgttgttcgacaatgagattccatgaaaattgatatataaaaattaaattattttttaaaaataataataaaatttacccaatataatatcttaagttattatatttaattttaatatattgattttcatgtaatttaattgccgaacaactttgaatatcccactatacatacacagtcgtgcagtacactgtaattaaaacattatatatcaactttgatttctaccctatttcattgcaagaaatcactTTTtccattaatgaaatagggtaaaatcatccaaaacattcatataaataacatgtcatcattttttattattttatttttccatgtcaataaattagatgggttacttgttagaaatgggctaaaaatgctagatgaaaaataattaggagtataatgacttagatggaccatattttagttcatgatgctggatgaacaatcagtgttagtacatgggtctatttgatccttttgcctaaatatataaaaaaaaaaaaagtacaaaaggtttcaatgaataaaaaaaaatccacataGCCTTGTTAGGAGAAAACTTTCAATGATAAATCTAACATTGGTGTCACGGGTATAGAGATAAATGCAATGATAAATTTAACCTTGGTGCCACGGGTATGGAGATAAAGGCAATGATAAATTTAACCTTGGCGTCACGGGTATGGAGATAAAGGCAATAGAGGTCACGATTGATAGGCAATAGATTTATTGTTTTCTCACCACCTCTAACTAAACGATTTcgttcattatatatatttatacaaagaaAAGTTTTCTCACAATTTTAGAGttcaattcaattttcattCTCTTATAAATGAGCAAGTATTTATACTACTTCTAGGCTTCTAGCACACATTGGTTGACCATTGGGTCATCATAAGCATAATACACCATTATGATCTAAATGTAATCATGACTTAAAACTTGATTGTCTATCGCACTTTTTTTGTAAGTGCATAATATCGAAGAGTAATTGCGAGTGTCCATTCTTGTTGTCAAGCCGTACATAATTGACTTCCCACCTAAATATGAGTTTGATCACTTTTGTAACAATCAATAATAAGATCGCTAGGCTGTGTTTTATTGGTTCATCGTATAACATATATTCGATCATATACAATTAAAAGTTTAGCTAAATACTTTTGTTGCTCAGATGACACATCTATGACTATCTTTTGAGGAATATCACATAATCAAATTTTAGTGGCGGAATATTGACAAAAAAGTCTATTTTAGAACCCCTAATTATCAATATTTTCTTTCCATGAGAAAGTTATTTAGGCTTTTtattgtttggaaaaaaaaaggggtCAAAGTGTCCCCATTTTAACGCACTGCAATTTTGAAAGTCAAATCGATCAAAAGGGCACCCGGAGACAGAGGCCACGACAGTATTGGaattttcttttatcaaatatatttcTGGCGAGCCAGCCGCTCTTTCAGGAAAGGCCAAAGCCACCCCGTTTATTAGTctctgctctctctctctctcagatCTCTCCCAATACACCTAATCTCTCCCAGCGTCTCTCTAGGTAAGCTTTGGTTCGTATTATACTTCGCATAATTGAACAATGGTTGAACTTCCTGCTAATTTGCAAACGAtttttactcaattaattgctaattgatttttagtttcatttgttTCACTTGCTCCAATCTATTTCGGTTTAAGTGAACGGTTGATTTTTTGCGTATCGTTGTATGTATGGATTCGCGTGAAATTAATGTTATGTGCTGGTGAAGTTGTTGATTTGTGAGAATCTACGTGGATTTTACGCTGTTTCAGTGGTATATCGATTGCTAGCAATGGTGTTCTACCGAAGCGTTTCTCTACTGTCAAAGTTGCGATCTCGAGCTGTAAGTCACACTATATCAGTTGTGTGCGTGTTTGTGAGCTTATTTGGTTTGATACTTTAGTGTTTTCTACTGATTTCCATGGCTTGGCATGCATTCGTATTTGAATCTTAGGTTCAGCAGCCTAACCTTAGCAATTCGGTGCGCTGGCTCCAAGTTCAGACCTCATCTGATCTGGTAAGTGTCGTTATGATGCATAGTGTGGATCAGGGGGCATGCTGCCTTGTTGCAGCTCCTATTTGATTTTTAGAAGTTTGCATGCTGTAATGTTATTTGGAAAGGAATTGAGCAGACATTGAAGCATTGCCTTGCTCACCTGCAAATCATAAACatgtttgtttttaaaattttttactattgcGCTTGTGCATGAACTTGGTGCTGTGTGGATTTTGGTAATctaatattatttgaataattgaatCTATGCTCATACCATTGTTGCCTTTCTTTAAACAGGACCTCCGTTCTCAGCTTCAGGAATTGATTCCAGAACAACAGGTATGTTATGACTCATGATTTCACTGTAACAGTTCTACTATTGCTATTCCAACCATACCTCTTTATCTTCTTGCAAGTTCAAAGAAATTCAGATTTTTGCATTTTTCCAATTGTGCCTGGATGGATACATAATTTCCTTGACTGAAAAGTTTGACACGTATGTGCATGCATGTGCTCCAGCTTCTTCTGTCTGAAATGTGTGCTCTTCAGCTATTAATATGGTGTAGTATTTTGTTCACTTGACCATACCTCTTAATTCCTTGTTCTCTGATTTTTGTTTCAGGAGCGCCTCAAGAAAATCAAGTCACAGCATGGAAAGGTTCAACTTGGAAACATCACAGTAGATATGGTAAAGATTTCTTTAGCTATTTTTATTAATGGAATAACTTTAGCTATTTTACTAATAGAAGAAATGTAGAATTATATGTCTTAAAGGAATGTGTATGGTAAATCCTGATTGAGTTTTGTCATCCCTTTGAAGGTAATTGGTGGTATGAGAGGAATGACTGGATTATTGTGGGAAACCTCATTACTTGACCCAGATGAGGTATGTGCTATTATGTGATACTATGATTTCTCTGAGTTGAAGCTGTTTCAGGCTGATCAATTCTCTGTTCTCTGCATCCTTTTCTCAATTCTACCAGGGAATCCGCTTTAGGGGATTGTCTATACCTGAATGCCAGAAGTTACTACCTGGTGCAAAGCTTGGTGGAGAGCCAATGCCTGAAGGTCTGCTGTGGCTTCTCCTAACAGGAAAGGTAAGACATTGTGGCaaattgataaaaatgaaaGCATTATTGCCCTGCCAATTTGGAGGGAGTAAGGGAAAGCCTTAATCATGTTCATATCTACTTTTTGGACAGTGGCCCTtcgtttttcttcttttcatgaATTTATTCTTGCTTCTTGAAGACTGTCATGGCCAGGCTTTTGGAAAATTCTCTTAATCTCTTTTCCTTTGTTATTGGCTCTACAGGTGCCGTCAAAGGCACAAGTGGATTCCTTATCTCAAGAATTGAGCAGTCGTGCTACTGTTCCAGGTTTTGTGTCTTTCAATATCTCAAATTTCTTTTCACTCTTTTTCTTTAGTATCTCATGTTGATGTCTGTACTATTGGAATGACCTATGTTCTTTTGGGATAAATTATTGTTTCTTATTTCCTTCCAGCTTCTGTGATTATCAGAGTAGTTATGTtcatttatttaacatttttcttttaaaacttGTTGTGTGCATCAATTTAGAAAGTTGAAATGTTAAAGCTTTCTTAAGTTTATCATCAGAATGCAACAATATTTATGTAATCCTCTTCTCTCTGGTTTCAGACCATGTGTATAAAACCATTGATGCCTTACCTGTTACGGCTCACCCAATGACTCAATTTGCAACTGGTGTCATGGCTCTTCAGGTCAAATATCAACTACTTCGTACTATGTTCCTACTTCTCTTTTGAATATCCAATTTAATTTTGAAGGTTGAATTGTTACGCTGAACATGCTTGATTGGTGTGACTTCCCTGCATAGTCAAAAAGATGGCAATacctttttctttcttccttcaTATGATCACTCTGttaaagttctttttttttttcctctttcagGTTAACAGTGAATTTCAGAAGGCATATGAAAAGGGGATTCACAAGTCGAAGTGAGCTTTCACTTCCCAAATTTCTGATTAGAGAATTTTGTCCAATTTTTTAAAGCACTTAcacgtactttttttttttaggctctgGGAACCAACATATGAGGACTCCCTCAGTTTGATTGCTCAAGTTCCAATTGTAGCTTCCTATGTATATCGCAGGTTAGATGGCTGTATATAGcattcataatttatattagTTATTGTCTTCTTCTCCTCTTCATGTGTACCTGTCCTCTCACAGGAAAGAAAGGATAAATCTTCTTATTGTGCTTTGAAGTATCATGATGTCTGATCAACTATTCTAATTGCTTCTTTTATTATGTTTCACTTAAACGTTGTTTACTCTTGTGAAGGATGTACAAGAATGCCCAAATTATAGCAAAAGACGACAACTTGGATTATGGTGCAAATTTTGCACACATGTTAGGTTATGACAGCCCTGCTGTACATGAACTTATGAGGCTCTATATTACCATCCATAGGTGGGCAATACTACTTAGTTTGATATCTGATATGTTTGGTTGATCTGGATTTTATAGTAGGACACATCTAACTATCCCCTGCCTTGCAGTGATCACGAAGGTGGGAATGTTAGTGCTCACACTGGTCACCTGGTAAGTTATACTATTTGGGGGTTATAAAAATCACATATTTTTGGACTTGTTTATCAATTCTTATGTGGAGTTTGTAATATGCTTATATGTCTGACAGTTACATGCAGACTCTGAATGTATGCCCTAGTGTTATTTATTTCCCTTATATCACCTTCCTTTGACTACTTGCTTTTGGTACTCACTGATTAATTGCTTGATCAGGTGGCCAGTGCTCTTTCAGATCCTTACCTCTCATTTGCAGCTGCATTGAATGGTCTAGCCGGCCCCCTCCATGGTTTGGCTAATCAGGTGATTTCACTGTTCCCTTTAATGTTCAttatatttctttgtttttgtaatGCATTAACATTTTTACACCTGCAAGATGATTCATTGCTTATATTGTGCTTACTTGTTTGTAATTATGACAGGAAGTGTTATTATGGATCAAATCTGTTGTAGAGGAGTGTGGGGAGAACATATCCAAAGAGCAGCTAAAGGATTATGTCTGGAAAACCTTAAACAGCGGCAAGGTAATTTACTTTTGACAATTTTTGTTCTGGTGTTCAAATGTTTTTTGTATCCTATTTTCTTGATCTTTAAGCGAAGGCTTACTACTCTCAAGTGGTCATGTTCTCATCGTTTCATAAGCCAATTAGCTGGAACCACCACCATCTATTGTCTGCCTTGCGTATTTCTACTTAGCATTGTCATAATTTTGCTCCTTGAtcacttttcttttgtttcaaaaGAGTGGACCACATCCTCTCCCCATAGTTGTGCATTCTTGGGTGTTGGGAACAGGGTTTGTGATTTTAAGGGTATCTATTTTACAAGGTCAAAACTGATTAATATCTTTTCTGGTGCACTTCTTTAAATGCAGGTTGTACCTGGATTTGGGCATGGAGTTCTGCGCAAGACCGACCCTAGATACACTTGCCAAAGAGAATTTGCATTGAAGCACTTACCTGAAGATCCATTGTTTCAACTGGTTATAACTTAAGCCTTAATACTGCCGTATCCCTGTGTTGTTTTGTTATTCTTATATGATCTAACTAATGTGTTATCTGATGTGTATTTTTCTTTTGCAGGTTTCAAAGCTTTATGAAGTCGTTCCTCCTATCCTTACAGAACTTGGCAAGGTAAGCTGCTATACATGTGATACTTGTTTTTTGCTTCAACCTACATTTGTAGATTAATTTAGTGGTTTTAAGAATATATTTCTTTTGTTGACTTCATTGGCAATGCCAAAGaattttaatacttaataatAGCATTGAGCTTTGCTAGTGCTTGAAATCTGAGATGCATGTATCATTTCCCTTTTCCATGTGCTGAAAAATATTCTGATAgccatttaattttgttattgcatgctaataaaattattgtgCTTTTGTCCAGTCTGAAGTGCATCTTGTAGATATTATTGTTCTGATATTGAGATCACAAAGCTCTGcctattatcaaattaatttattattattagtgttcTGAACACGGATGTTATGAAGGGGCTTTATCAGATTGAATAATGAGTTTCGACTTTACAGGTCAAAAACCCATGGCCAAATGTTGATGCGCACAGTGGGGTGTTATTGAACCATTACGGTTTATCTGAAGCAAGGTATATTCCATATTTCTTTCCTTCATAAAATTGTTCAGGCTTGTAAAATGATTCAGGCAAAATTGATAAGCTCTTTTGACTTAATTTTCTACAGATATTATACAGTCCTCTTTGGTGTATCTAGAGCTATTGGCATTTGCTCACAGGTAAATCTCCACTACTAGCCCCTCCTCCCACCTCTTCTCCAATAGTATCTGCACTGTAACTCTTATCCTTGTAAATCAGCATTGAGAAACTGATAACAGTCTACCGTTTTATTCAGCTGATATGGGACCGAGCTCTTGGATTGCCATTGGAGAGGCCGAAGAGTGTAACCATGGAGTGGCTTGAAAATTACTGCAAGAAAGCTGCTGGTGCTTGAATTTTTCACTTGAGTATAGAATTCTgtattaatttcttaataataaCTCCTTGGCAAAAAGCGGCCGAAAACTTTTCAAGGGGGCGGTTGAAGTCTTGAAGATGATCTTTTTAGTTCTTTAGCTAGATTTTACCTGTGTTGCCATAGGTGTTCTGCCATTGCCCCCAATTTTTTACTTCAGTTGTTGCCAGCATTTTGAAACCTTTTTACTGATTCAGCATCCTGAGGCTGTTGTCTTACGAGCTGAAATAAGCATTGTACCATTATAGtgcaaatataaaaatgattgtttttttcccctttcaGTTGTTTAGGGCATCGATACCACTTGCAGTATGTTTAGTTCCTGAGAATAAAAAACATTGACAGACGGGGGGAGGATTTATTCTCAAGAATGTAATTCACAAAACATACATACGTCCAATTTATTAGTTGAAATTTGTGCCGCACACAATCGACGCTTTATGTCACAAAAATAATCCAATTTATTAAGAAAACCAACgaattgaaataatatttttacttttttactaCAAACTACTTGGAATGCTTCCCATTGGCTTCCTGATTATCATCACCAACCGGAGCTGTAAAATTCCTCCGCTCATCTGAACTGGCAGTAATAACAGGCATCCATAGATCAGCAGTGCTGCTTAAGAGAGATTGGACCTGTGGATCAGCAGCCATGGCTGAGGAAACCATCTCATCTACGTGATCCAGCTTTGACGATAACTTATCCAACTCCTCAGCAATCTCCATCTAATTGGACAGATGTAATGTTCCCAAGTCAGGCATAAACCCGAGGGAAGATGGATATACTGCAAATTTGACTAGAGAGTCGGGACTCACCTCATCAAGAAGATGTGCTGATTTCGAAGGGACTTTTGTAATTTCCATCCCTAAGGCCTGTATCTTGGCACGTAACTCCACTTCCTCTTGATTAGATAGTGACTCAACCTgaaaagtgtttgttaaaatgttGCTTCCCTTTGACTAAAATTCGTACACATAACACATGCAGCAACACCTTTGGGAGAGTCCCCTTTCTAAATGGAATCCAACTAAGACTCGGTTGAATTAGTCCGGATACAGATATTGGTGCAAtacgaacaaaaaaaaaaaaaaaaactataattaatcATTGCAATTAAAGAATGTAAATACATGTCCTATTTGATTGGTAAATAAGACCACTAGCATTGGCCATTCTAATTCCCAAGCAAGGTGCCCCTCTTTCCAATAACCAGGCCAATTAACATCAAAACTCATTTTCCTTTAAGCTCGTAAACAGAACCAACAACATAAATCATATATCAAATTAGAAAACAAACTCCAAGGCCAGAACAATGCTAACACCAAATCTCAGCACACGCTAATATTCATTTTTCACACCGCATGCCAAATCCATCCGCA contains these protein-coding regions:
- the LOC116016694 gene encoding citrate synthase, mitochondrial encodes the protein MVFYRSVSLLSKLRSRAVQQPNLSNSVRWLQVQTSSDLDLRSQLQELIPEQQERLKKIKSQHGKVQLGNITVDMVIGGMRGMTGLLWETSLLDPDEGIRFRGLSIPECQKLLPGAKLGGEPMPEGLLWLLLTGKVPSKAQVDSLSQELSSRATVPDHVYKTIDALPVTAHPMTQFATGVMALQVNSEFQKAYEKGIHKSKLWEPTYEDSLSLIAQVPIVASYVYRRMYKNAQIIAKDDNLDYGANFAHMLGYDSPAVHELMRLYITIHSDHEGGNVSAHTGHLVASALSDPYLSFAAALNGLAGPLHGLANQEVLLWIKSVVEECGENISKEQLKDYVWKTLNSGKVVPGFGHGVLRKTDPRYTCQREFALKHLPEDPLFQLVSKLYEVVPPILTELGKVKNPWPNVDAHSGVLLNHYGLSEARYYTVLFGVSRAIGICSQLIWDRALGLPLERPKSVTMEWLENYCKKAAGA
- the LOC116016695 gene encoding uncharacterized protein LOC116016695, with the translated sequence MAEEGKFPPPSAPSTATADAQLFGLLTNLLQQVESLSNQEEVELRAKIQALGMEITKVPSKSAHLLDEMEIAEELDKLSSKLDHVDEMVSSAMAADPQVQSLLSSTADLWMPVITASSDERRNFTAPVGDDNQEANGKHSK